The genomic stretch CCTGATTCGTTACCTGACCGGTTCCGAATTCAAGTCCGTCTACGCTGTCTCCTCTTCCTCTCTCGGAAAGCATGAGGATTCCGCGCTCATTACGGCTGAGATGGAAAACGGTGTGCTGGCCAACATCACCACCAACTGGGTGACTCCCTACAAGGGACGCCGCATCAATGTTGCCTGTGAATCCAAGTACATCCAGGCCAACCTGATCACCCAGGAAGTCAAGGAATACTCCGCTTTCTCCACCTACGACAAATCCTACTCCGTCCGCGAATGGCCGCTCATGTTCCGTGAGCCGGTCAAAGAGGAACTGACCCAGTTCCTGAACGCCCTGCGTAACGGCACCCCGGTTCCCATTACCGGTGAAGATGGTCTGGAGGTCCTCAAGACCTTTGACCGCATCTTCGAATGCGCCTGCTAAGAGCAGACAACGCACAATAACAGAAGGCCGTCTCAATTGAGGCGGCCTTTTTCATTGCTCTATTTGAAACGATAGCTTGGGAGATTTTGTTGGACTGTGACTGTTACTTGGCGGGTGCAGTCTCTGCCTGTGCCAGCGGCATTTCGCGGCGTACTTCTATGTAATCCGTGATGGATGCCAACTCGCCGACCTCGTGGGCCATGGCTACGGCCCGCGCCCGCTCGATGCCCGTGTCGGTCAATCCGATCAGGATGGCGTTGCGCTGTACCACTTCAACACGCAGGTCTTCCCGTTGGAGAGCCTTTGAGCGCTTGTACATGGTCGCCAGCTCCTGCGAGAGGCGTTTATCGTCGGATGTGTTTTTGCGGAATGCGGATTTGGGGAAGAATTTGCAGCGGATGGTTTTGACCCCCTGGACCGTGGCTGCGGTCTGGATGGCATAATCGGCTGTGGCGCGATCGGCCACTTCTCCTACCAGATAGGCGCGACAATCGATGACATGCACCTTCAAGTCCTTGATGCCGTTGAGGTCTAGGCGCTCGCGGAGTCGACGTTCCAGAGTCACATCGGTTTTGGCGTGCAGTTCCCCACCGATCACCGAACTGCGCGGCAGATAGTCATCAGCGATGATAGCTGCGTCGTATCCCGTCATGGCGCCCCCTGCCACCTGAACGGCAGGGTACAAGGCGCATCCACCGGTCAAAAGACCGAGCAGCATAATGATGATAATTTGATACGGCACAGTACGCATAACGCTCATACTATAAATAAGTGTCTAGACTTTGTCTAATCCTACGTTGGCAAAATTCTATTCGCGAATGGCGAGAAGGTAGACCATGCCGGAGATGTTCTGTCGGTGGATTATCCGTAGATTCTCAGGACGGTTCTCCCACTTCTTCCAATCCTTTTCACGGATGGTCAGCGCCACCGGGGACGGGGTGTCGAGCATGGACCGCAGTTCATCCCAATCATTGGTTTCGGCAATGTCGTGACCTGCGTAGTAGGTGAAGATGCCGGAGTAAATCTTGTACGCCATGGGTTTGAACCCTTCATCGGCGAGGGCGCCGACTTTCAGGGCGTGCTGTTTGGGGCTCATGGCATTGTCCAGTGACGGAGCGACCATCAGTCCGACCGGATACAGCCACAGCGTGACAGCCAGTGTCGAGACCAGTATGGCCGTGCGGGAGCCGGACTCGCGTACGGCATAGATGGCGCCACCACCGGCCAGCAGGAGAGTGGCGGCAATACCCATGCCGCGTACAGGCACCTCAAAGGGCAGCAGACCGCCGCTGACAATCAGTCCTGCACCGAGCACAATCCAGAGCCCTGCCACCGAGGTCCAGAATGAACGGGCGTGTTCAGGCTTCATCCGCTCCATGGCATCAGCAGTCAGAAATGCCAGTGCCGGAAACATGGGCAGGATGTAGATCAGGACCTTGCCGCTCAGGCTCGAAAGAAAAACAAAGGTTGCGCCGAACATGATCCAGAGAAAGGCGCGTGGACCGACCTGACGTCGGGACGCCCACAACTCGCCCAGTCGCTCAAGAGAGAAGGCGCGTCGTACCGGTGCAGTGAAGGCGAACAGCGTCCACGGGAGCCATGCCAGCGGGAAGGCTATGAAGTAGTAATAGAACGGTTCCCGGTGGTGGAACGTCTTGGTGGCGCGCTGGATAACGTGCTTGCCGAGGACCGTATCCATCAGGAAATCAGGGCCTTCGGCAATGACCACACCGGCAATCCAGGCGGCCAGTAACAGCAGCATGGCCCCGAAGCCCTGCGCCATCTTTATGGTGAACAGCCGACGAATTTCGCCTTTCCACAACAGGTAGACGGCACTGGTCAGCAATGGGAAGATGAAACCCAGTGGGCCTTTGATCAGCGTGGCGACACCGGCCAGCAGGAAGGCATACAGGGGCCACCTGCCCTGATCATTCTGCTTGAATGCCTGAAAGAGACAGACGTGGCTGAGTATGATGAAGGCCGTAAACAGCAGGTCCATGCGGGAATAATGGAAAAGGCCCGCCAGGAAGAAGGTGGAGAGCAGGATGAGGACGCCGCCAAGGGAGACACTTTTGTTGAAGCCGAGGACCCGAGCCAGATAGTAGCTCGCCATGAGCAGGAACAGGCCGGACAGTGCCGCGCCCACAAAAAAGACCGTGGGCATGTTCGCCGGGGTCAATGTGTCGATGAGCCAGAGGAACCAGAAATAGATGGGCGGTTTATCCGGGTAGGGTTGCCCATTGAGCGAAAGAACCATCCATTTCCCGTTCAGGACGAGGTTTTGATAGGCATTGGCGTATCGAACTTCGTCGGAAAACCACAGGGCACGGTTGCTGATGGTGAACCATGTCTGGGCGAAAACTCCCACGATCATGGTCAGCCAGGGGTGGTCCTCAAGGGTATTCCAAATATGTGTTGCTATCTTGCTCATGGGTAGCCTTATCGTTTTTTTGTCTTACGAAACAGGGATGTTTCCGCGATGATGACGGTGGCGAAACCGCCGAAGCTGCCCAGCAGCCATCCGAAGAAAACGTCTGTGGGGTGGTGCCATCCCAGATAAATGCGGGTGAAACCGACAGCGCCGACAAACAGAGCCAGCAGCGCCGTCAACCACGGGCGCGCTTTGCGGAGCGCCAGCGGCAGGGACCATCCCACGATTTCCGTGGTATGGCCCGAGGGCAGGGCGTGGTAGCCGCCGCTCGTTGTCAGGGGATTGAAGAAAACACCGCGTCCCGGTCTGGGGCGCCCGATGGTCTGCTTCAGAAAATGCACGCTGGCCGCAGCCACGATGAGCTGCACGCCAAGTAATATGAGAATGTATCGCTTACGTTCGATGTTATTGGTGCGCAGTGCGTGGATCAGCAGTCCGCCATACAGAACATAGAAGACCGGGTTGGACCAGTCTGTCAGCAGTTTGCAGATGAGCTTGATATCCGGGTTGGCGGCACGGTGCTGCTTGAAAAAAGCGGCAACCTCGGCTTCACTGTTGAAGCCAAGCCAGATGGCCAGCAGGATGATCAGAAGCGGGGCGGAAAAAAGGGCCCAATGTTTCAGCCAGGCGATACGCATACGACTCTCTTAAGCCAAGGGGTGGTCCGGGGGCAACCGGTTCGAATCAGGAGGACTGCTCGTCGGTCTCTTCGGGATATTTTTCATGGGTGTATTTTGCCCATGTTTCCTTGTCCGCGCCGAGGTCCGTGAGGAGCTCGGCCATGGATTTCCCTTCCTGTTTCCAGTATTTGTGGGTGTGGTCGGAGCACTCGAAGGGGATGATCAGGTTCCCGTCATCGTCGAAGTAGGGTTCGATCTTGTTCATGGCTGGGGACTCTTTCACTATTGCAGGGGAAAGTCAAGAGTATGATGATGCGCTGACGCGTAACGCTGCGCAAGAGGTCACGCGTCAGCAAAAATACTATTTCAGTACGAACTCTGCCAGGGTGCGCTGCACACCAACGACATCCGTGCCTTTTTTCAGTTCCTTGACCAAAGGCTCCTTCTGGCCGGAAACCCACAGCTTCAGTTCGGCGTCCATGTCAAAGTGGCCGCTAGTCTCCACGGCGAAGTGGGTGATGGATTTGTAGGGAAGTGAGTGGTAGTCGACCTTTTTCCCGGTCATGCCCTGCTTGTCTACCAAAACAAGGCGCTTGTTGGTGAAGACAAACAGGTCGCGGATGACCTTGTACGCCATGACCACATTTTCTCCACTGGCCAGAATCGGGGCGAATTCCGTCTGAATTTCTGCTACATCAACCTCTGCCGCATTACCGAAAACCTTGTCGAGAAGTCCCATCTATTCCACTCCTTTTTGGATTGTACGAAGTTACGCGCCCACCAGCTTTCGAGCCAGGGCGAGGGATCGGGGTTTGAGCGGTCCGCTCGTGCCGAGAGCGACCATGGTTTCCACGTCCTCGATGGTGTCTGTATCTGCCAGAGGCGGCAGTTCGTGATACTGCATCCCTTTGTCTTCCAGAATGCTCACCGTCTGTTGCAACACCAAGTCCGTACTCCATTCCATATTCTTGAAGACATCGGGGATGAATCCCAGTTTGTGGAATCCGATACAGTAGTATCCGCCGTCATCTGCCGGGCCGATGCACGGCTGCTCCGGCGTGAGCGAATCCAGTGCTTCCTGCAGGATGGAGGCGCTGAGGGCGGGAATGTCGCTGCCAACAAGTACCACGCGCTCGTATCCCATGAAAAATGCTTCCCGAAAGGCGTTCTCCATCCGGCGGCCGAGGTCGGTCCCTTTCTGGCCGATGTAACGCAGCTCGGAGCCGAGCCAGTCGCGCATGGCTCCCCCGGCTTTTTCCGGGGCGAAGCAGACGATGATATCGGATGAACATTCCGCGAGCAGCTCTTCGAGCTTGTCTTCCACAAACGTGGCATAAAATTCGGCTGCGAGTTCCGGGAACGACCCTTCGGCAAGACGGGTTTTGACCTCGCCGGGCATGGGGTATTTCGCGAAGAAAAGAATACAGTCTTTCATTATTCGGTGTCGTCCTTGTGGGGGCGGTAATGGTTTGCCAACCTGGAAGGCGATACGCCGAACGCATATTGAATGCGTAACCACCAGTTGGTCAGTGTCCGCCGCAGAGGTCCCTCTCGCTCCCAACGGCGGGGTGATGTTTTTACTGTATCCTGCAAAATAGTTATGGGCAATCCTTCCATGCGGATTCGCTTGAAAAGTTCAACATCTTCCATGATCGGAATGTCGGCAAATCCTCCCATGGCTCGAAAGCGATCGGCCAAAATGAACTGGGCCTGATCGCCATAGGGGACGCGCTCCCAACTGCTGCGGAGATTGGCAAACCACGAGATCACGGCCAGCGAGAGTCGCGATGAGTCAATTGACAGCCTGAAGGCGCCGGCTTCGATGCCTCGGTCTATTGTTTCGGTTATGGCGGGGAAAGCCCTGTCAGGCAGCACGGTATCGGCATGGAGAAACAGCAATATGTCACCGCTTGCCACGGCAGCACCGGCATTCATTTGCCTGCCTCTGCCCGGTGGGGATTCCACCTTGATGGTCTGCGAGTCCTTGATGGCCGCCAGGGTGGTGTGTCCCAATCCACCGTCAGCCACCACTATTTCGATATTTTCATTCAGGCGTCGGACTGCCGCGATGGTCTCATTAATGATTATTTCCTCATTATATACGGGTATAATGACGGAAATTAGGGGGTGAGAGGTTGTGTTCCGGTCCATGGATGATTACTAAACGGTTTGTCCGTTTTTTAAAAGCATGGAGAATATCGTGGGAAAACGCGTATCAGATGATGCCGAAGCAATCCGGAATGTACTGGATAAAGCCGACGTCCTGTGGTTGGCATTGACCGATGAAACAGGCCCGTACTGTGTGCCTGTCAATTTTGCCATGGAGGAGGGTGTCATATACATCCATTCGGGCAAAAAAGGGCGCAAGGCGGCTATTCTGAATACGGAAGCGCAGGTCGCTTTTTCCGCGGCTGTTGACGTCGAAGCCAAGACCGGTGATACCATTTGCAGCTATGGCTACCGTTTTCGTTCTGTCGCAGGAACCGGCATCCCCCGACTGCTGGAGGCTGATGAGGCCCGGGTCGGACTGGATATCATTATTCGCAAATATGCCGGTAAGCTCATGCCATACACAGACAAGATGCTGGCTGCCACCGCAGTCTATGCCATTCCCATGGAAAACGCATCTGTTCGGATCAAGGAGTAATCCATGATAATTACGTATTTTGGCGATTCACTCACCCTCGGGGTGGGGGATGACAAGGGAATCGGCTGGGCCGGGCGCGTCACCGCTGGTGTGCGCGAGACGGGCGTCGATGCCACGGGCTACAATCTCGGTGTCCGTAAAGATACCTCCGTCAACATCCAGCATCGCTGGAAACCGGAAGCCATGTTGCGGCGAATGCCCGGCACCCCGTTCAAGCTGGTTTTCAGCTTCGGCGTTGCCGATGTGATGAACGGGGTCTCCAGCGAGGAATCTCTTGCCGGGGCTGTGGCAACCCTGAGTCAGGCCAAAGCCATGGGCGACGTCCTGCTCATCGGTCCGACCCCGGTCAATGACACCGCCAAGCGTGAAGCCATCACAACCCTGTCCCGCATGCAGGAAGGACTGGCCAAACGCCTTGAGATTCCCTTTGTAGCGACAGTTGACGCCATGCACCGATCCTTCGTATACGGCCAAGCCTTAAACGATGGTG from Pseudodesulfovibrio profundus encodes the following:
- a CDS encoding phosphatase PAP2 family protein — encoded protein: MRIAWLKHWALFSAPLLIILLAIWLGFNSEAEVAAFFKQHRAANPDIKLICKLLTDWSNPVFYVLYGGLLIHALRTNNIERKRYILILLGVQLIVAAASVHFLKQTIGRPRPGRGVFFNPLTTSGGYHALPSGHTTEIVGWSLPLALRKARPWLTALLALFVGAVGFTRIYLGWHHPTDVFFGWLLGSFGGFATVIIAETSLFRKTKKR
- a CDS encoding TIGR04283 family arsenosugar biosynthesis glycosyltransferase gives rise to the protein MDRNTTSHPLISVIIPVYNEEIIINETIAAVRRLNENIEIVVADGGLGHTTLAAIKDSQTIKVESPPGRGRQMNAGAAVASGDILLFLHADTVLPDRAFPAITETIDRGIEAGAFRLSIDSSRLSLAVISWFANLRSSWERVPYGDQAQFILADRFRAMGGFADIPIMEDVELFKRIRMEGLPITILQDTVKTSPRRWEREGPLRRTLTNWWLRIQYAFGVSPSRLANHYRPHKDDTE
- a CDS encoding ArnT family glycosyltransferase, whose amino-acid sequence is MSKIATHIWNTLEDHPWLTMIVGVFAQTWFTISNRALWFSDEVRYANAYQNLVLNGKWMVLSLNGQPYPDKPPIYFWFLWLIDTLTPANMPTVFFVGAALSGLFLLMASYYLARVLGFNKSVSLGGVLILLSTFFLAGLFHYSRMDLLFTAFIILSHVCLFQAFKQNDQGRWPLYAFLLAGVATLIKGPLGFIFPLLTSAVYLLWKGEIRRLFTIKMAQGFGAMLLLLAAWIAGVVIAEGPDFLMDTVLGKHVIQRATKTFHHREPFYYYFIAFPLAWLPWTLFAFTAPVRRAFSLERLGELWASRRQVGPRAFLWIMFGATFVFLSSLSGKVLIYILPMFPALAFLTADAMERMKPEHARSFWTSVAGLWIVLGAGLIVSGGLLPFEVPVRGMGIAATLLLAGGGAIYAVRESGSRTAILVSTLAVTLWLYPVGLMVAPSLDNAMSPKQHALKVGALADEGFKPMAYKIYSGIFTYYAGHDIAETNDWDELRSMLDTPSPVALTIREKDWKKWENRPENLRIIHRQNISGMVYLLAIRE
- a CDS encoding TIGR04282 family arsenosugar biosynthesis glycosyltransferase, with translation MKDCILFFAKYPMPGEVKTRLAEGSFPELAAEFYATFVEDKLEELLAECSSDIIVCFAPEKAGGAMRDWLGSELRYIGQKGTDLGRRMENAFREAFFMGYERVVLVGSDIPALSASILQEALDSLTPEQPCIGPADDGGYYCIGFHKLGFIPDVFKNMEWSTDLVLQQTVSILEDKGMQYHELPPLADTDTIEDVETMVALGTSGPLKPRSLALARKLVGA
- a CDS encoding PH domain-containing protein, whose protein sequence is MGLLDKVFGNAAEVDVAEIQTEFAPILASGENVVMAYKVIRDLFVFTNKRLVLVDKQGMTGKKVDYHSLPYKSITHFAVETSGHFDMDAELKLWVSGQKEPLVKELKKGTDVVGVQRTLAEFVLK
- a CDS encoding pyridoxamine 5'-phosphate oxidase family protein, with the translated sequence MGKRVSDDAEAIRNVLDKADVLWLALTDETGPYCVPVNFAMEEGVIYIHSGKKGRKAAILNTEAQVAFSAAVDVEAKTGDTICSYGYRFRSVAGTGIPRLLEADEARVGLDIIIRKYAGKLMPYTDKMLAATAVYAIPMENASVRIKE
- a CDS encoding GDSL-type esterase/lipase family protein, whose product is MIITYFGDSLTLGVGDDKGIGWAGRVTAGVRETGVDATGYNLGVRKDTSVNIQHRWKPEAMLRRMPGTPFKLVFSFGVADVMNGVSSEESLAGAVATLSQAKAMGDVLLIGPTPVNDTAKREAITTLSRMQEGLAKRLEIPFVATVDAMHRSFVYGQALNDGDGVHPTGLGYADLADHILKSNAARAFFGLE
- a CDS encoding BON domain-containing protein translates to MSVMRTVPYQIIIIMLLGLLTGGCALYPAVQVAGGAMTGYDAAIIADDYLPRSSVIGGELHAKTDVTLERRLRERLDLNGIKDLKVHVIDCRAYLVGEVADRATADYAIQTAATVQGVKTIRCKFFPKSAFRKNTSDDKRLSQELATMYKRSKALQREDLRVEVVQRNAILIGLTDTGIERARAVAMAHEVGELASITDYIEVRREMPLAQAETAPAK